A single window of bacterium DNA harbors:
- a CDS encoding class I SAM-dependent methyltransferase has product MGWTEADSEAFGAVAEIAVPSRRVQIGTLTSLIPAERREAFTVVELGAGQGALARAVLRAFPSCRYIALDGSARMRSALRTTLRAFGRRAAVGEFELADTAWRRALPRPLRCVLASLVVHHLSDAEKRRLFTDVAARLERGGAFLLADLMLPV; this is encoded by the coding sequence TTGGGCTGGACGGAAGCCGACTCGGAGGCGTTCGGCGCGGTCGCAGAGATCGCCGTGCCCTCGCGCCGTGTGCAAATCGGGACGTTGACGAGCCTCATCCCCGCGGAGCGGAGGGAAGCGTTCACCGTCGTGGAGCTGGGCGCCGGTCAGGGTGCCCTGGCCCGGGCCGTGCTCCGCGCGTTTCCTTCGTGCCGGTACATCGCGCTCGACGGCTCCGCACGCATGCGCTCCGCCCTCCGGACGACCCTCCGTGCGTTCGGGCGGCGCGCGGCGGTGGGCGAGTTCGAGCTGGCGGATACGGCCTGGCGGAGAGCGCTTCCACGGCCCCTGCGATGCGTCCTGGCCTCCCTGGTCGTGCATCATCTCTCCGACGCCGAGAAGCGGCGGCTGTTTACCGACGTAGCGGCGCGCCTCGAACGCGGCGGCGCCTTTCTATTGGCCGATCTGATGCTCCCGGT
- a CDS encoding alanine--glyoxylate aminotransferase family protein produces the protein MAERPLELMIPGPVPVSQDVLEAMGEPVRQHYGPEWLPFYKQFIVRLQRIFATTGSVYPIPASGSGGLEAMLGTLIGIDGTVGVITNGFFGNRLLSIARAYTPHVEVLQVPYERPADPAEVRAWLRKRRVSVLAVVHSDTSTGVLNPIEEIVAVARAEGAAAAVDAVSSLAGVPVETDAWGVAAISSASQKCLESPPGVAPVAVTELGWQFIDRQPAPGRGWYLNLRNWRQFEHEWANHPYPVTLPSNNIVALDRALERILTEGLEARFERHRRAAALLRDGLERLRFKVFADARWASPTVTVAYPPKGIDPSALIERLRVEHRIAVAGGLDHLAGKVIRIGHLGNQATPERVQHLLGALEAGLRQSVPSSP, from the coding sequence ATGGCGGAACGACCGCTCGAACTCATGATCCCGGGACCGGTCCCGGTCAGCCAGGACGTGCTCGAGGCGATGGGAGAGCCGGTCCGCCAGCACTATGGACCGGAGTGGCTGCCGTTCTATAAGCAGTTCATCGTCCGTCTGCAGCGGATCTTCGCGACCACCGGCTCGGTCTATCCGATCCCGGCGTCCGGCAGTGGGGGCCTGGAGGCGATGCTCGGAACGCTCATCGGGATCGACGGCACGGTGGGTGTCATCACAAACGGCTTCTTCGGCAACCGGCTGCTCAGTATCGCCCGGGCCTACACTCCACACGTCGAAGTGCTGCAGGTGCCCTACGAACGACCCGCGGACCCTGCCGAGGTACGCGCCTGGCTCCGGAAACGGCGGGTCTCCGTCCTCGCGGTTGTGCACAGCGACACGTCCACCGGAGTGCTCAATCCCATCGAGGAGATCGTGGCAGTGGCCAGGGCCGAAGGGGCGGCGGCGGCCGTCGACGCGGTGTCCTCGCTGGCCGGAGTTCCGGTCGAGACCGACGCCTGGGGGGTCGCGGCGATCTCCAGCGCCTCACAAAAGTGCCTGGAGAGCCCGCCTGGGGTCGCGCCCGTCGCGGTCACCGAGCTGGGCTGGCAGTTTATTGACCGCCAGCCCGCGCCGGGGCGGGGGTGGTATCTCAACCTCCGCAACTGGCGGCAGTTCGAGCACGAGTGGGCCAACCACCCCTACCCGGTCACGCTTCCCAGCAACAATATCGTGGCGCTCGACCGGGCGCTGGAGCGGATCTTGACCGAAGGGCTGGAGGCCAGGTTCGAACGGCACCGCCGTGCGGCCGCGTTGCTGCGCGACGGACTCGAGCGTCTGCGATTCAAGGTGTTCGCGGACGCCCGCTGGGCATCGCCCACCGTCACCGTCGCCTACCCCCCCAAGGGGATCGATCCGAGCGCGCTGATCGAACGGCTGCGCGTCGAGCACCGCATCGCCGTCGCCGGGGGGCTCGACCACCTGGCCGGGAAGGTCATTCGCATCGGCCATCTCGGGAATCAAGCCACGCCTGAGCGCGTCCAGCACCTCCTCGGCGCGCTGGAAGCGGGCTTACGTCAGAGCGTGCCGTCGTCTCCGTGA
- a CDS encoding ABC transporter permease codes for MNVTVLLRVAWQALRRNATRSFLTMLGIIIGVGAVITSMAIGSGAQAAVLAQIESLGANLVVVIPGAISSGGVSLGSGTRTSLKLDDVTAIAKGVPEVAAAAPSSSNNAQVVASGTNWYTSITGSTPAWQTVRNWTVIQGRFFTATEVDQRAKVAVLGSTAAQNLFPAGGAVGSTVVIKNVPFRVIGLLPSKGQSGFGRDQDDFVMVPISTLQARLTGATWVQSILITATTPEAVPGVIDAAQRLLRIRHHLAAWQPDDFSVRNISDVQQVRIATSQTQALLLAGIAVVSLVVGGIGIMNIMLVSVTERTREIGLRMAVGAKGRDILLQFLVEALTLSCIGGIIGIGMGLATAQGASTLAHWPVLISSFSMILGFTSAAGVGVVFGFYPAQRAAALDPIVALRYE; via the coding sequence ATGAACGTCACGGTCCTGCTCCGCGTCGCCTGGCAGGCGCTGCGGCGCAATGCCACCCGCTCGTTCCTGACGATGTTGGGGATCATCATCGGGGTCGGCGCGGTGATTACGTCGATGGCCATCGGCTCGGGGGCGCAGGCGGCGGTTCTGGCGCAGATCGAGAGCCTGGGCGCCAACCTGGTCGTCGTCATCCCGGGTGCGATTTCGAGCGGGGGTGTCAGCCTCGGATCCGGGACGCGGACGTCGCTCAAACTCGATGATGTGACGGCCATTGCCAAGGGCGTCCCCGAGGTCGCCGCGGCGGCGCCGTCGTCGTCGAATAACGCACAGGTCGTGGCCAGCGGCACCAACTGGTACACATCGATTACAGGCAGCACCCCCGCATGGCAAACCGTGCGAAACTGGACGGTCATCCAGGGACGGTTCTTTACCGCGACCGAGGTCGACCAGCGGGCGAAGGTCGCCGTCCTCGGCAGCACGGCGGCGCAGAACCTCTTCCCCGCCGGGGGGGCGGTGGGATCCACGGTGGTCATTAAGAACGTCCCATTCCGCGTGATCGGGTTGCTCCCGTCCAAAGGGCAGTCGGGATTCGGCCGGGACCAGGACGACTTCGTGATGGTGCCGATCAGCACGCTGCAGGCCCGTCTGACCGGCGCCACCTGGGTACAGAGCATCCTCATCACCGCCACCACGCCCGAGGCCGTGCCGGGCGTCATCGACGCGGCGCAACGGCTCCTGCGAATCCGGCACCACCTCGCGGCCTGGCAGCCCGACGACTTCAGCGTCCGGAACATCTCCGACGTGCAGCAGGTCAGGATCGCGACCTCGCAGACCCAGGCCCTGCTCCTCGCCGGCATCGCGGTCGTCTCGCTCGTGGTCGGCGGCATCGGCATCATGAACATCATGCTCGTCTCCGTCACCGAGCGGACACGGGAGATCGGGCTTCGCATGGCCGTGGGGGCGAAAGGGCGCGACATCCTCCTGCAATTCCTGGTAGAGGCCCTCACCCTGTCGTGCATCGGGGGGATCATCGGGATCGGGATGGGGCTGGCCACCGCGCAGGGCGCGTCGACGCTGGCCCATTGGCCGGTGCTGATCTCGTCGTTCTCGATGATCCTCGGGTTTACGTCCGCCGCGGGGGTCGGGGTCGTCTTCGGATTCTACCCGGCGCAACGGGCGGCGGCGCTAGACCCCATCGTCGCGCTCCGATACGAGTAA
- a CDS encoding ABC transporter ATP-binding protein, whose amino-acid sequence MRDGPAAGSGASSADPLIDVRDLTKVYGEGSTEVQALRGVSLSINHGEFVAIMGPSGSGKSTFMHLLGCLDRPTSGSYRLAGMEVSRLSRDQLADIRNTRIGFVFQSFNLLARTTALENVELPLLYAGVRRDDRVRRSHALLETVGLGDRLDHRPSELSGGQQQRVAIARALANGAPLLMADEPTGNLDSTSSSEIMTLFRRLNRDQGITVVVVTHDTGVAAWSRRIVIFKDGRIVNDRPVEEVIPEAARMVASGGPALSGVQT is encoded by the coding sequence ATGAGGGACGGGCCCGCCGCGGGGAGCGGCGCGTCATCGGCCGATCCTCTCATCGACGTCCGGGACCTCACGAAGGTCTACGGGGAAGGCTCGACCGAGGTCCAGGCCCTGCGGGGCGTCAGCCTCTCGATCAATCACGGTGAGTTCGTCGCGATCATGGGCCCGTCGGGCTCCGGCAAATCGACGTTCATGCACCTGTTGGGGTGCCTGGACCGTCCGACCTCCGGATCGTACCGGCTCGCCGGCATGGAGGTGTCGCGCCTGTCGCGCGACCAACTGGCCGATATCCGCAACACCCGCATCGGTTTCGTGTTCCAGAGTTTCAATCTGCTCGCCCGGACCACGGCCCTGGAGAACGTCGAACTCCCGTTGCTCTACGCCGGCGTCAGGCGCGACGATCGGGTCCGCCGGTCGCACGCACTGCTCGAGACCGTGGGCCTCGGGGATCGCCTTGATCACCGGCCGAGCGAGCTCTCGGGCGGGCAGCAGCAGCGTGTGGCCATCGCCCGCGCGCTTGCCAACGGCGCCCCCCTGCTCATGGCCGACGAGCCGACCGGGAACCTCGACAGCACAAGCAGCAGCGAGATCATGACGCTGTTCCGGCGTCTCAACCGCGACCAGGGCATTACCGTCGTCGTGGTGACGCATGACACCGGAGTCGCCGCGTGGTCCAGGCGCATCGTCATCTTTAAGGATGGCCGGATCGTCAATGACCGGCCGGTCGAAGAGGTAATCCCGGAGGCCGCCCGGATGGTGGCATCCGGCGGGCCGGCCCTTTCGGGGGTACAGACATGA
- a CDS encoding efflux RND transporter periplasmic adaptor subunit: MTLTSGGVRRAVIAGIVILALVAGALWGIRRINTGRNNVRYISRPVSYTDISATVSETGTVNPVDPPGLVQVGSQVSGTIAAIRVDYNSRVKKGDVLATLDPTTFQAAVEQFSANLAAAQSSAAATQSAVTQAQAGVQTAQANFQQAQASLRSAQANATKAKAQLALANLTVSRDASLLQQGFIPQNQMDTDRTAAEANADDSRAAQAAVGVAQAQANAAASQVRSAQTQVATAQAQAAASQHQVASAAAQVQTAQYNLSRTVITSPMDGIVMARNVAAGQTVAASFQTPTLFTIATNLTDMQVDTSVDEADVGNVKAGEKAHISVTAFPNITFDGVVHEVRLNPTIVQNVVTYDAVVIVHDQLERLRPGMTAQVKIDVATRTHVLAVPLAALLYRPLGQGGAAQGATGGGGFVAVGGGGFGPPVASTPTAAPVAGAPGSQVTVWVLRSGRPSPVRVVIGLSDGQNVEITGGPLQEGDRVIIAQARGPARGGQGAGGGPNGGGGPGRAPGP; the protein is encoded by the coding sequence ATGACACTCACATCGGGGGGTGTGCGGCGGGCGGTCATCGCCGGGATCGTCATCCTCGCCCTGGTCGCAGGCGCGCTCTGGGGGATCCGGCGCATCAACACCGGACGCAACAACGTGCGGTATATCTCGCGACCGGTGAGCTATACCGATATCTCCGCGACCGTCAGCGAGACCGGCACGGTGAACCCCGTCGACCCGCCCGGACTGGTGCAGGTGGGCAGCCAGGTGTCCGGGACGATCGCGGCGATTCGAGTCGATTACAACTCGAGGGTCAAGAAGGGCGACGTGCTCGCGACGCTCGACCCGACCACGTTCCAGGCTGCGGTCGAGCAGTTCAGTGCGAACCTGGCGGCGGCGCAGTCCTCAGCCGCGGCCACGCAGAGTGCGGTGACGCAGGCGCAGGCCGGCGTGCAGACGGCGCAGGCGAACTTCCAGCAGGCGCAGGCCAGCCTCCGGAGCGCCCAGGCGAACGCGACAAAGGCGAAGGCCCAGCTCGCCCTCGCCAACCTGACCGTCTCGCGTGACGCGTCGCTCCTCCAGCAGGGGTTTATCCCCCAGAATCAGATGGATACGGACCGCACCGCGGCAGAGGCCAACGCCGATGACTCCCGGGCGGCGCAGGCGGCGGTTGGCGTCGCGCAGGCGCAGGCGAACGCCGCCGCATCCCAGGTGCGCAGCGCGCAGACGCAGGTGGCGACCGCCCAGGCGCAGGCCGCGGCTTCGCAGCACCAGGTCGCGTCCGCCGCCGCGCAGGTGCAGACGGCGCAGTACAACCTCTCGCGGACGGTGATCACCAGCCCGATGGACGGGATCGTCATGGCGCGCAACGTCGCCGCCGGCCAGACCGTGGCCGCATCCTTCCAGACGCCGACCCTCTTTACCATCGCCACGAACCTCACGGACATGCAGGTCGATACCTCGGTCGACGAGGCAGACGTTGGCAACGTGAAGGCGGGCGAGAAGGCGCACATCTCCGTCACGGCGTTTCCGAACATCACGTTCGACGGCGTGGTTCACGAGGTGCGCCTCAACCCGACGATCGTGCAGAACGTCGTGACCTACGATGCAGTCGTGATCGTGCACGACCAGTTGGAACGGCTCAGGCCGGGCATGACCGCGCAGGTGAAGATCGACGTCGCCACGCGGACCCATGTGCTGGCCGTCCCGCTCGCCGCGCTCTTGTATCGCCCGCTCGGCCAGGGCGGTGCCGCGCAGGGAGCGACGGGTGGCGGCGGGTTCGTGGCGGTGGGGGGCGGGGGGTTTGGGCCGCCGGTGGCAAGCACTCCCACCGCGGCTCCGGTCGCCGGAGCGCCCGGCTCGCAGGTGACGGTGTGGGTGCTACGCAGCGGGCGGCCGAGTCCCGTCCGGGTCGTCATCGGCCTGTCCGACGGCCAAAACGTCGAGATCACAGGCGGTCCTCTCCAGGAAGGCGACCGCGTCATCATCGCTCAGGCACGCGGGCCCGCACGGGGCGGTCAGGGCGCAGGCGGCGGGCCGAATGGTGGCGGCGGACCCGGCCGCGCTCCGGGCCCATGA
- a CDS encoding TolC family protein — protein sequence MTHRSVASFIGACVLAVGVALPQAPVLAAMPAQTVAQASAPAASTLTLAAALQEAQTHNPQVAAAQQVVVAAQQNITVARAGLAPSLTANGTGAYGTSSATSFSTTSGVAVPLQTVTGTGTLSVSASLPLYDSGRTRANVASAEAALASAQAVLRKTTNDNALAVATAFYSVLQAQRLTTVQQAVLAQAQAQLALAQGRFRAGVAAQSDVIQAQSQVAQAQVTLLQAQSQIATSKANLQTAIGVDASTPVEVQAPPSPSLAVGGSGAAAMQAAETNRPEVTQAQASVATDQAALDLARINAGLVATVGVGATYTPLSTSPILNNAVSYGVSGTLSLPIYDSGKGHAEIAAAQATLNSAQAQLAAARLTVRQDAYQAYLAAVQGAANVTATEAAQAAAEEALRVTEGRYRAGVGTIVEVITAQATAAQAEVNAANAVYTYQSALATLQHAQGIPIQAGTLGGGQ from the coding sequence ATGACCCATCGATCCGTGGCATCGTTCATTGGAGCCTGCGTGCTGGCCGTGGGTGTGGCGCTCCCTCAGGCACCCGTTCTTGCCGCCATGCCCGCGCAGACGGTCGCTCAGGCGAGCGCACCCGCCGCTTCGACCCTCACGCTGGCTGCGGCCCTGCAGGAGGCGCAGACCCACAACCCGCAGGTGGCGGCCGCCCAGCAGGTCGTGGTGGCGGCGCAGCAGAACATCACCGTGGCGCGCGCGGGGTTGGCCCCTTCGCTCACGGCCAACGGCACGGGCGCCTACGGCACCTCGTCTGCGACGTCGTTTTCCACCACCTCGGGCGTGGCGGTCCCGCTGCAGACTGTCACGGGGACCGGCACGCTGTCCGTGTCGGCAAGTCTGCCGCTCTACGATAGCGGCCGAACGCGGGCGAACGTCGCTTCCGCCGAAGCCGCGCTGGCGTCCGCCCAGGCGGTACTGCGGAAGACGACGAACGACAACGCCCTCGCGGTCGCCACGGCCTTCTATAGCGTCCTCCAAGCGCAGCGGCTGACCACCGTGCAGCAGGCGGTCCTTGCGCAGGCGCAGGCGCAGCTCGCGCTCGCCCAGGGGCGGTTTCGCGCGGGAGTGGCTGCACAGTCGGATGTGATCCAGGCGCAGTCACAGGTGGCGCAGGCGCAGGTCACGCTCCTTCAGGCCCAGTCCCAGATCGCCACCTCAAAGGCCAACCTCCAGACCGCCATCGGAGTGGACGCGTCGACGCCGGTCGAGGTGCAGGCCCCGCCCAGCCCTTCGCTCGCCGTCGGGGGATCCGGCGCCGCCGCGATGCAGGCTGCGGAAACCAACCGGCCGGAGGTCACCCAAGCGCAGGCCAGTGTGGCGACCGATCAGGCGGCCCTTGATCTCGCGCGGATCAACGCCGGCTTGGTGGCCACCGTCGGGGTCGGGGCGACCTACACGCCGCTCAGCACGAGCCCGATCCTGAACAACGCCGTCTCCTACGGCGTGTCGGGCACGTTGAGCCTGCCCATCTACGATTCGGGGAAGGGGCACGCCGAGATCGCCGCCGCCCAGGCGACGTTGAACAGCGCGCAGGCGCAGCTCGCCGCGGCCCGCCTCACCGTCCGGCAGGATGCCTATCAAGCGTACCTCGCGGCCGTCCAGGGCGCGGCGAACGTGACGGCCACCGAGGCGGCGCAGGCCGCCGCCGAAGAAGCCCTCCGGGTCACCGAAGGGCGGTACCGCGCCGGCGTCGGCACGATCGTGGAAGTGATCACGGCCCAGGCCACCGCCGCCCAGGCTGAAGTCAATGCTGCGAACGCCGTGTACACGTATCAGAGCGCGCTGGCGACGCTGCAGCACGCGCAGGGGATACCGATTCAGGCCGGCACGTTGGGAGGAGGGCAATGA
- a CDS encoding HAMP domain-containing sensor histidine kinase — MRSVRVKLSAAFIFIAVLQTVLTAIFAGYQARQTFRQYVERAGQEHGVGPRVGPGGPIVIPPQGGTPPQGAIRRPFGPREILFSSRIRDSIWAGTLVAASVGVLIALWMTSRIVKPVVELTGAARAATQGLPLPLVAVAGNDEVAELSKAFNRMAVRLAEEDSQRRRLFAGIAHELRTPLSVIQGTLEGILDRVVNPTPERIAALHSQAVLLKRLITDLRDLSLAQAGQLQLNRRTIDISGVVRETLEALAPLADERTIELRLEPSRSLPTIAADADRMRQVVQNLVENALRHTPPGGEVRVRLRDGNGDGVHLQVADTGSGIRPEDLPHIFEHFYRADESRARSSGGTGMGLAIVKSLVEAHGGHVSVESSPGAGSTFTVTLPRHTEEEA; from the coding sequence ATGCGTAGCGTCCGCGTGAAGCTGAGCGCGGCGTTCATCTTTATCGCGGTGCTCCAGACCGTCCTGACCGCGATCTTCGCCGGCTACCAGGCGCGCCAGACGTTCCGCCAGTACGTCGAGCGGGCCGGGCAGGAACATGGAGTCGGGCCCCGGGTGGGCCCCGGTGGCCCGATCGTGATCCCGCCCCAGGGGGGGACGCCGCCTCAGGGCGCGATCCGGCGGCCGTTCGGTCCCCGGGAGATCCTGTTCTCGAGCCGCATTCGGGACTCGATCTGGGCCGGCACGTTGGTCGCGGCGAGCGTGGGGGTGCTGATCGCGCTGTGGATGACGAGCCGCATCGTCAAGCCGGTCGTCGAGCTGACGGGAGCGGCCCGTGCTGCCACCCAGGGGTTGCCCTTGCCGCTCGTAGCCGTGGCCGGGAACGACGAGGTGGCCGAGTTGAGCAAGGCCTTCAACCGCATGGCGGTCCGGCTGGCCGAAGAAGATAGCCAGCGGCGCCGCCTCTTCGCCGGCATCGCGCATGAACTGCGCACTCCGCTCTCTGTGATCCAGGGCACGCTGGAGGGGATCCTGGATCGCGTGGTGAACCCGACGCCCGAACGGATCGCCGCCCTGCACAGCCAGGCCGTGCTGCTCAAGCGTCTCATCACGGACCTGCGCGATCTTTCGCTCGCGCAGGCCGGGCAGCTGCAGCTCAACCGGCGCACGATCGACATCTCCGGGGTCGTGCGCGAAACACTCGAAGCGCTGGCCCCGCTCGCGGACGAGCGGACCATCGAGCTCCGGCTTGAGCCCTCGAGGAGCCTTCCCACGATTGCGGCCGACGCGGATCGGATGCGCCAGGTGGTGCAGAACTTGGTCGAGAACGCGCTCCGCCACACGCCGCCCGGAGGCGAGGTCCGGGTGAGGCTGCGGGACGGGAACGGCGACGGCGTTCATCTACAGGTGGCCGATACCGGCAGCGGGATCCGCCCGGAGGATCTCCCGCACATCTTCGAACACTTCTACCGCGCCGACGAATCCAGAGCGCGGAGCAGCGGCGGTACGGGAATGGGGCTCGCCATCGTCAAGTCGCTGGTTGAGGCGCACGGCGGGCACGTGAGCGTGGAGAGTTCCCCCGGCGCCGGCAGCACCTTCACTGTGACACTCCCGAGGCATACGGAGGAGGAGGCATGA
- a CDS encoding response regulator transcription factor — protein MPRILVVEDESQIVDLLRSYLRRDGFEVDEAADGEVALAAAARLRPDLIILDLMLPKMDGREVCRRIRETANTPIIMLTARDEETDKLLGLELGADDYITKPFSPREVVARVRAVLRRGSRETVEVVRAGDLLIDLRAHEVSLGGRRVELTPTEFRLLETMAGHPNQVFTRMQLIDRVQGHAFEGYERTVDAHIKNLRGKVEPDPKTPRYIVTVYGVGYKFMTGNDRHA, from the coding sequence ATGCCCAGGATCCTGGTGGTGGAGGACGAGTCCCAGATCGTCGATCTGCTGCGGTCGTATTTGCGGCGTGACGGGTTCGAGGTGGACGAGGCCGCCGACGGCGAAGTGGCCCTTGCCGCCGCGGCCCGCCTGCGGCCCGACCTCATCATCTTGGACCTCATGCTCCCGAAGATGGACGGACGCGAAGTCTGCCGGCGCATCCGCGAGACGGCCAACACGCCGATCATCATGCTCACGGCGCGCGACGAGGAGACCGACAAACTACTCGGGCTCGAGCTCGGGGCCGATGATTACATCACGAAGCCGTTCAGCCCGCGCGAAGTTGTCGCGCGCGTCCGTGCGGTGCTCCGGCGGGGCTCCCGGGAGACCGTCGAGGTGGTCCGGGCCGGCGATCTCCTGATCGATCTCCGGGCCCACGAGGTGAGCCTCGGAGGCCGGCGCGTGGAATTGACCCCAACCGAGTTCCGGCTCCTCGAGACCATGGCCGGCCATCCCAACCAGGTCTTCACGCGGATGCAGCTGATCGATCGCGTGCAGGGGCACGCCTTCGAAGGATACGAGCGCACCGTTGACGCGCATATCAAGAACCTTCGCGGCAAGGTGGAACCCGATCCCAAGACGCCGCGCTATATCGTGACGGTGTACGGCGTCGGGTACAAGTTCATGACCGGGAACGACCGCCATGCGTAG
- a CDS encoding SHOCT domain-containing protein: protein MRTRRILPLLLLAAVVLSEAIPALAQPMRPFGPRALGDHPHGPWIVAAFGLFMLLRALVVIGLVIVVWRLVSARGLWQRPDSATQVLRERYARGEIGEEEYRKRLETLA, encoded by the coding sequence ATGCGAACGCGGCGGATTCTCCCGCTGCTTCTGCTGGCCGCGGTAGTCCTGAGCGAGGCGATCCCGGCTCTCGCCCAGCCCATGCGGCCCTTTGGGCCCCGAGCCCTCGGTGACCATCCGCACGGCCCGTGGATCGTGGCAGCATTCGGCCTGTTCATGCTTCTGCGGGCGCTCGTGGTGATCGGCCTCGTCATCGTGGTCTGGCGGCTGGTGAGCGCGCGCGGCCTGTGGCAGCGGCCGGATTCGGCGACGCAGGTCCTGCGTGAACGGTACGCCCGGGGCGAGATCGGTGAGGAGGAGTACCGCAAGCGCCTCGAGACGCTTGCGTGA
- a CDS encoding zinc-binding dehydrogenase, translated as MRGTVVVLVEPKRTELREYDVADPGPGEVLLEVSRANVCGSELHIWRGHHPTVKMGSVLGHEMMGRVLALGEGVETDFVGAPLRRGDRVVCAYFITCRKCPACQAGRFNLCLNCYRYWSQPADAPPHFHGAFGTHYYVHRDQYLYKVPDAVPDGAAASANCALSELLFGLDQAGVASGEQVVVQGAGGLGLCALAVAKARGARTIVIEGVPRRLELAHRFGADLVVDLREHDTPEARAARVQSLTGGLGADVAVEVTGVPAAFAESIHLVRPGGRVVELGNISPGRTTPFDPGTLTRRGVQIMGTIRYHPWYLKRALDFLAATRDRYPFEAVLDAEYPLREVGKALEDSDQRRVTRASLVMAR; from the coding sequence ATGCGCGGCACCGTGGTGGTGTTGGTGGAACCCAAGCGGACCGAGTTGCGGGAGTACGACGTGGCCGACCCCGGGCCGGGCGAGGTGCTCCTCGAGGTTTCTCGCGCCAACGTCTGCGGTTCTGAGCTGCACATCTGGCGCGGCCATCATCCTACGGTCAAGATGGGCAGCGTGCTCGGGCACGAGATGATGGGACGGGTGCTGGCGCTCGGCGAGGGGGTTGAGACGGATTTCGTCGGCGCGCCCCTGCGCCGGGGGGACCGAGTCGTCTGCGCCTACTTCATCACGTGCCGCAAGTGCCCGGCGTGTCAGGCGGGCCGGTTCAACCTGTGTCTCAACTGTTACCGGTACTGGTCGCAGCCGGCCGATGCCCCGCCGCACTTTCACGGCGCGTTTGGCACGCACTACTACGTCCACCGGGACCAGTACCTGTATAAAGTCCCCGACGCGGTGCCCGACGGCGCCGCGGCCAGCGCCAACTGCGCCCTCTCCGAGTTACTGTTCGGACTCGACCAGGCCGGGGTCGCCTCTGGGGAGCAGGTGGTGGTGCAGGGCGCTGGGGGCCTCGGCCTCTGCGCGCTCGCGGTCGCCAAGGCGCGGGGGGCCCGGACGATCGTTATTGAGGGCGTCCCCAGACGGCTGGAACTCGCGCACCGGTTTGGCGCGGATCTCGTCGTCGATCTGCGGGAGCACGACACGCCCGAGGCTCGGGCGGCCCGGGTGCAGTCGCTCACGGGCGGCCTGGGGGCGGACGTGGCGGTCGAGGTGACCGGTGTGCCCGCGGCATTCGCCGAGTCCATCCATCTCGTCAGGCCCGGCGGCCGGGTCGTGGAGCTGGGGAACATTTCCCCCGGACGCACGACCCCGTTCGATCCCGGCACGCTTACCCGCAGAGGCGTGCAGATCATGGGGACCATCCGCTATCATCCCTGGTACCTCAAGCGGGCCCTGGACTTTCTTGCCGCAACGCGGGACCGCTATCCGTTCGAAGCGGTGCTCGACGCGGAGTATCCACTGCGGGAGGTCGGGAAGGCGCTCGAGGACTCCGATCAGCGGAGGGTCACGCGGGCGTCGCTCGTGATGGCGCGCTAA